Proteins found in one candidate division KSB1 bacterium genomic segment:
- a CDS encoding VOC family protein, whose protein sequence is MAHAPVPFLMFEGRAEEAMRLYTSLFPDSAITHIERYGPDEQGPEGTVRRAEFTLNGQKFMCIDSPIKHEFGFTPALSLFVECADGEELRRYFDVLASGGTVLMPVDNYGFSQLFAWVNDRFGVSWQLNVW, encoded by the coding sequence ATGGCACATGCACCCGTACCCTTTCTCATGTTTGAGGGCCGCGCTGAGGAGGCGATGCGCCTGTACACCTCGCTGTTTCCGGATTCCGCCATCACGCATATCGAGCGCTATGGTCCGGACGAACAGGGGCCAGAAGGCACCGTGCGCAGAGCCGAATTCACGTTGAACGGCCAGAAGTTCATGTGCATCGACTCGCCGATCAAACACGAGTTCGGCTTTACGCCAGCGCTGTCGCTTTTTGTGGAATGTGCCGACGGGGAGGAGTTGCGACGTTACTTCGACGTACTGGCCTCAGGCGGCACGGTGCTTATGCCGGTCGACAACTATGGCTTCAGCCAGTTGTTCGCCTGGGTTAACGATCGTTTTGGCGTGTCCTGGCAATTGAACGTCTGGTGA
- a CDS encoding flavin reductase family protein — protein VAIALGSEHYTNPGIEKSGAFSVNVPSVELVEKVDFCGLVSGRDYDKSAIFELFYGEETGAPMVAACPLSMECRLVRKVDLGGDVLYIGQIVGAYADAKCLTRGRPDVRKMRPFALTMPDNIYWSLGDPVAEAWEAGKKLKYLDKEEG, from the coding sequence GGTCGCAATTGCGTTGGGCAGTGAACACTATACGAATCCGGGCATCGAAAAGAGCGGCGCATTCAGCGTAAATGTGCCCAGCGTGGAATTGGTGGAGAAGGTGGATTTCTGCGGTCTGGTATCGGGGCGCGACTACGACAAAAGCGCCATTTTCGAGCTTTTCTATGGCGAGGAGACCGGCGCGCCGATGGTAGCAGCCTGCCCGCTGTCCATGGAGTGCAGGCTGGTGCGCAAGGTGGACCTTGGCGGAGACGTGCTGTATATAGGCCAGATCGTCGGCGCCTATGCGGACGCGAAGTGTCTTACGCGGGGGCGGCCTGACGTGCGCAAGATGCGTCCCTTCGCACTGACTATGCCGGACAACATCTACTGGAGCTTGGGAGATCCAGTGGCCGAAGCGTGGGAGGCCGGCAAGAAGCTGAAATACCTTGACAAAGAAGAAGGATAA